The Proteus vulgaris genome has a segment encoding these proteins:
- the proV gene encoding glycine betaine/L-proline ABC transporter, ATP-binding protein: MAIKLEVKNLYKVFGEHPKRAFELLESGMNKDQIFDKTGLTVGVQNANLAIEEGEIFVIMGLSGSGKSTLVRLLNRLISPTKGEVLIDGENIATMSDKELRQVRRKKISMVFQSFALMPHMNILDNTAFGMDLAGLSKDERYKKAMDALEQVNLGSYAHSWPDELSGGMRQRIGLARALANDPDILLMDEAFSALDPLIRTEMQDELLSLQGDKQRTIVFISHDLDEAMRIGDRIAIMQGGVVVQIGTPDEILNNPANDYVRTFFRGVDISHVFSAKDIAKRRPETLLHIAPGFGPRSALKVLEDEDRNFGYLIERGRKFIGIVSVNSLEEALKNKRSIESAILSEPCAINGDTPLNELISTVAQSPCAIPVIDEKNRYIGLISKGMLLQALDKETPNE, translated from the coding sequence ATGGCAATTAAACTTGAAGTGAAAAACCTCTACAAGGTATTTGGCGAACATCCTAAACGTGCCTTTGAATTATTAGAATCTGGTATGAATAAAGATCAGATTTTTGATAAAACAGGGCTTACAGTAGGCGTTCAAAATGCAAATCTGGCAATTGAAGAAGGCGAAATATTTGTCATTATGGGCTTATCTGGCTCCGGTAAATCCACACTAGTCCGCCTTCTCAATCGTCTGATCTCTCCTACAAAAGGAGAAGTGCTTATTGATGGCGAAAATATTGCGACTATGTCGGATAAAGAGTTACGCCAAGTACGCCGTAAAAAAATCAGTATGGTATTTCAGTCATTCGCCTTAATGCCACATATGAACATACTTGATAACACAGCCTTCGGAATGGATCTCGCAGGATTAAGCAAAGACGAGCGTTATAAAAAAGCAATGGATGCATTAGAGCAAGTCAATCTTGGTAGTTATGCTCATTCTTGGCCTGATGAGCTATCAGGCGGAATGCGTCAACGTATTGGCCTAGCTCGTGCTTTAGCCAATGATCCCGATATCTTATTAATGGATGAGGCTTTCTCAGCACTTGACCCTTTAATTCGTACCGAAATGCAAGATGAATTATTGAGCTTACAAGGCGATAAACAGCGTACTATTGTATTTATTTCTCATGATCTTGACGAAGCAATGCGTATTGGTGATCGAATTGCCATTATGCAAGGTGGAGTTGTAGTCCAAATCGGTACACCGGATGAAATACTCAATAACCCAGCTAATGATTATGTGCGTACATTCTTCCGTGGGGTTGATATTAGCCACGTATTTAGTGCCAAAGATATCGCCAAACGTCGCCCTGAAACCTTATTGCATATCGCACCTGGCTTTGGTCCTCGCTCAGCATTAAAAGTGCTTGAAGATGAAGATAGAAATTTTGGTTATCTCATTGAGCGAGGTAGAAAGTTTATCGGTATTGTTTCGGTAAATTCTCTTGAAGAGGCTCTCAAAAATAAACGGTCTATTGAATCAGCTATTTTATCCGAACCCTGTGCCATTAATGGTGATACCCCTCTAAATGAGCTGATTTCAACGGTTGCACAATCTCCCTGTGCTATTCCTGTTATTGATGAAAAAAACCGTTATATAGGTTTGATTTCTAAAGGAATGTTACTACAAGCACTGGATAAGGAGACGCCAAATGAGTAA
- the hxuC gene encoding TonB-dependent receptor: MGNQSWVDYRNHQIEIKNESTLMQGALEHKVLVGTRWHRNDRDVLMFTRDKAKNPNYNYGYYAPPYMPEGTQTTTSFYLQDSISYRNLTITPGVRYDIVKNKGKGSRAITYQDPDPYYGHDYSDVTYRGATPHLGLLWKMNKNFRFFGDLTYTWRAPLIDEQYEVQGSISSLTGTSRHLDKETVRATRIGAIADFESVIQREDQLQLRTTLFDTRGKDEIFRRRGVYCESQKVDGHNRNCPPSIGNYRNLPGYHIQGLEIEAFYNSPNVFGRLAYSTMKGKRDQSPRDPWFGQKTWIAEIQPDALHATVGVKVPSININMGWTGDFIGAQRRSPTDADPNATYWSLPKSKGYAIHGLFANWEPSFIKNTEVRFTVANIFNRDYYPYLGESVSGVGRDYRFTVVKRF, from the coding sequence ATGGGAAATCAAAGCTGGGTTGATTATCGCAATCATCAAATTGAAATTAAGAACGAAAGCACCCTTATGCAAGGTGCTTTAGAACATAAGGTATTAGTGGGAACACGCTGGCATCGTAATGATCGTGATGTTTTAATGTTTACACGAGATAAAGCGAAAAATCCAAATTATAATTATGGTTATTATGCTCCACCTTATATGCCTGAAGGAACGCAAACGACAACCAGCTTCTATCTTCAAGATTCAATAAGTTATAGAAATCTGACGATAACACCGGGAGTGCGCTACGATATTGTTAAAAACAAAGGTAAAGGTAGTCGAGCTATTACCTATCAAGATCCTGATCCCTATTATGGTCATGATTACTCTGATGTAACCTATCGAGGGGCAACACCTCATTTAGGTTTATTATGGAAAATGAACAAGAATTTCAGATTCTTTGGTGATTTAACCTATACATGGCGAGCACCATTGATTGATGAGCAGTATGAAGTACAAGGAAGTATTTCTAGCTTAACAGGCACGAGCCGTCATCTAGACAAGGAAACAGTAAGAGCTACACGGATTGGCGCAATTGCAGACTTTGAAAGTGTTATTCAACGAGAAGACCAACTGCAGTTAAGAACAACACTGTTTGATACTCGAGGTAAAGACGAAATCTTCCGTCGTCGCGGTGTTTATTGTGAAAGCCAAAAGGTGGATGGACATAATAGAAATTGCCCGCCTTCCATCGGTAACTACCGTAATTTACCAGGTTACCATATTCAAGGACTGGAAATTGAAGCCTTTTATAATAGCCCTAATGTATTCGGTCGTTTAGCGTATTCAACAATGAAAGGAAAACGGGATCAATCACCACGTGATCCGTGGTTTGGTCAGAAAACATGGATTGCTGAAATTCAACCGGATGCTTTACATGCCACAGTTGGTGTAAAAGTCCCTAGTATTAATATTAATATGGGGTGGACTGGTGATTTTATTGGTGCTCAACGACGTTCACCAACAGATGCTGATCCTAATGCCACTTATTGGTCTCTACCAAAAAGTAAAGGTTATGCAATCCATGGTTTATTTGCGAATTGGGAACCGTCTTTTATAAAGAATACGGAGGTGCGTTTTACTGTCGCGAATATATTTAACCGTGATTATTATCCTTATTTAGGGGAATCAGTTTCAGGTGTAGGACGCGACTATCGATTTACTGTGGTAAAACGCTTCTAA
- the ytpA gene encoding Phospholipase ytpA, producing MNQQPQYQTQRNMFESEFTTSDKTSLYYRHWPAQITTESKAIILFHRGHEHSGRVSHLVDELDLPDFSMFAWDARGHGKNQGARGYSPSMGTSIKDIDEFVHYVSSNYNIPMENILVVGQSVGAVLVTGWVHDYAPKIRGMVLASPAFKVKLYVPFARTGLALMQKARGLFYVNSYVKAKYLTHDQSRIDSFNQDSLITRPIAVNILLELYKTADRVVEDASAITLPTQLFISGNDHVVHANPQHLFYERLNTSIKEKHVLPGFYHDTLGERDRVIPINKMRSFIETLFAQPLYQHDYQHEDTWSHSADVYRALQTPLPKYCPKRLYYKVLSRSMSTLGKASEGVALGYDKGFDSGSTLDYVYRNQPQGKGLFGRVVDRQYLNSIGWQGIRQRKINIENTIRYAIRQLIQNNMPVHIMDIAAGQGRYLFDAINDYAKVDSILMRDYSAINVEQGRIAIKERHLEDKVRFEEGNAFDAESLSAVSPSPTLGIVSGLYELFPENHLLKTSLKGLSQAIPSGGLLIYTCQPWHPQLEMIARVLPSHQNGQPWIMRCRSQGEMDALVDEAGFEKLDQQIDHWGIFSVSIAKRR from the coding sequence ATGAATCAACAACCGCAATATCAAACTCAAAGGAATATGTTTGAGTCTGAATTTACCACCAGCGATAAAACATCTTTGTATTATCGCCATTGGCCTGCTCAAATTACCACTGAATCAAAAGCAATTATTTTATTTCACCGAGGCCATGAACACTCAGGTCGTGTTTCTCATCTAGTGGATGAGTTAGATCTTCCTGATTTTTCAATGTTTGCTTGGGATGCTCGTGGACATGGTAAAAATCAAGGTGCTCGCGGTTATAGCCCATCAATGGGAACTTCAATAAAAGATATAGACGAATTCGTTCATTACGTTTCATCCAACTATAATATTCCAATGGAGAATATTCTGGTTGTTGGTCAAAGTGTAGGCGCCGTTTTAGTTACTGGTTGGGTACACGATTATGCCCCTAAGATCCGCGGTATGGTGTTAGCTTCCCCTGCATTTAAAGTGAAATTATATGTCCCTTTTGCACGCACAGGTCTTGCCTTGATGCAAAAAGCTCGCGGGCTCTTTTATGTTAATTCATACGTGAAAGCCAAATACTTAACTCATGATCAAAGTCGCATCGACTCTTTTAACCAAGACTCGCTGATCACTCGCCCTATTGCCGTCAATATTTTATTAGAGCTTTATAAAACGGCTGATCGTGTTGTTGAAGATGCAAGTGCAATTACTTTACCAACACAATTATTTATTTCAGGCAATGATCATGTGGTTCACGCTAATCCTCAACATCTTTTCTATGAACGTTTAAATACATCTATCAAAGAAAAACATGTCTTACCAGGCTTTTACCACGACACTTTAGGTGAGAGAGACAGAGTTATTCCTATCAATAAAATGCGCAGTTTTATTGAAACTTTATTTGCACAACCACTTTATCAACATGATTACCAACATGAAGATACTTGGAGCCATAGTGCAGATGTTTATCGCGCATTACAGACACCACTTCCTAAATATTGTCCAAAAAGACTCTATTACAAAGTGCTTAGTCGTTCGATGAGTACTTTAGGTAAAGCATCTGAAGGTGTTGCTCTAGGTTACGATAAAGGTTTTGATTCCGGATCGACGCTGGACTATGTCTATCGTAATCAGCCTCAAGGGAAAGGCTTATTTGGTCGGGTTGTTGATAGACAATATTTAAATAGTATTGGTTGGCAAGGCATTCGCCAACGTAAAATCAATATTGAAAATACTATCCGCTATGCAATTCGCCAATTAATACAAAATAATATGCCTGTGCATATTATGGATATCGCTGCAGGACAAGGTCGCTATCTTTTTGATGCAATTAATGACTATGCTAAAGTCGATTCAATTTTAATGCGCGACTATAGCGCTATTAACGTTGAACAAGGCCGAATTGCCATAAAAGAACGTCATTTAGAAGATAAAGTACGTTTTGAAGAGGGTAACGCTTTTGATGCAGAAAGCCTAAGTGCAGTTTCACCATCACCAACATTAGGTATCGTGAGTGGACTTTATGAATTATTCCCTGAAAATCATCTGCTAAAAACATCTTTAAAAGGATTATCACAAGCAATTCCAAGTGGAGGATTACTGATTTACACTTGTCAGCCTTGGCACCCTCAACTTGAAATGATTGCCCGTGTATTACCTAGTCACCAAAATGGCCAACCATGGATCATGCGTTGTCGCAGTCAAGGTGAAATGGATGCACTAGTGGATGAAGCGGGTTTTGAAAAGCTCGATCAACAAATTGATCACTGGGGTATT
- the nrdF_2 gene encoding ribonucleoside-diphosphate reductase beta chain, whose protein sequence is MTFLLGATLTQAEKQLTIRVFTGLTLLDTIQNTVGAPTLIPDALTPHEEAVLSNICFMEAVHARSYSSIFSTLCLTADVDEAYRWSEENPYLQKKADIILRYYQDPDPLKKKIASVFLESFLFLLRILFTYVLVK, encoded by the coding sequence ATGACATTCCTTCTTGGAGCCACCTTAACACAAGCCGAAAAACAGCTCACTATTCGTGTTTTTACTGGATTAACATTACTGGATACTATTCAAAATACTGTGGGGGCGCCGACATTGATACCCGATGCACTGACGCCACATGAAGAAGCGGTATTATCCAATATCTGTTTTATGGAAGCGGTTCATGCTCGCTCTTACAGTTCAATATTTTCCACCCTCTGTTTAACAGCAGATGTTGATGAAGCATATCGTTGGAGTGAAGAAAATCCTTATCTACAAAAGAAAGCTGATATTATTCTGCGCTACTACCAAGACCCTGATCCTTTAAAGAAGAAAATCGCTAGCGTATTTTTAGAATCATTTTTATTTTTACTCCGGATTCTATTTACCTATGTATTGGTCAAGTAG
- the ynbA gene encoding CDP-alcohol phosphatidyltransferase — MTIYDLKPKFQSLLRPYVKQLFTKGITANQVTLFALLLSIAVGGLLLLYPYPHLFLLLPFVLFFRMALNAIDGMLAREHNQKSALGAILNEASDVISDIALYLPFAFIFPQAYWWIMLALFLMIMTEFLGVLAQTIHASRRYDGPMGKSDRAFIFGAIAFFIGLFPSLTLSENTHYLFIIINLLLLLTCYHRIHRALKESTMIDKDKDTSL, encoded by the coding sequence ATGACAATTTATGACCTAAAACCCAAGTTTCAATCTCTTTTACGCCCTTATGTAAAACAGTTATTCACAAAAGGGATCACAGCAAATCAGGTCACACTTTTTGCCTTACTGTTATCCATTGCTGTTGGTGGATTACTTTTGCTTTATCCTTATCCCCATTTATTTTTATTGCTCCCTTTTGTCCTCTTTTTTCGTATGGCGCTTAATGCCATAGATGGCATGCTTGCACGAGAACATAATCAAAAAAGTGCGCTTGGGGCGATATTAAATGAAGCCAGCGATGTTATTTCAGATATTGCACTCTATCTCCCTTTTGCTTTTATTTTTCCACAAGCCTATTGGTGGATCATGCTGGCACTCTTTTTAATGATAATGACTGAGTTTTTAGGCGTGCTTGCCCAAACTATTCATGCGTCTCGTCGTTATGATGGCCCGATGGGAAAAAGTGATAGAGCCTTTATTTTCGGTGCTATCGCTTTTTTTATCGGATTATTCCCTTCCCTGACATTATCAGAAAACACGCATTATCTTTTTATTATTATTAATTTATTACTTTTGTTGACTTGTTATCACCGAATTCATCGCGCACTAAAAGAATCAACGATGATAGATAAAGATAAGGATACATCGTTATGA
- the proW gene encoding glycine betaine transporter membrane protein, with protein sequence MSNTNNQDTAWDTTSQETTTSDTTQETPHSVNDDPWATTNTSTTESDPWSSTDSSSADTDPWGTTGSGSENIDTSSTGTDWLDATPTDVTSDSFNLMDPFHNTLIPLDSWVTEAIDWIVLHFRPVFQGIRVPVDFVLSGFENFLTSMPAPVAIILFSLIAWQLSGKVMGITSFISLILIGAIGAWSEAMVTLALVLTSLLFCLIIGLPLGIWLASSDRASKIVRPLLDAMQTTPAFVYLVPIVMLFGIGNVPGVVVTIIFALPPIVRLTILGIKQVPEDLIEAAQSFGANPRQMLFKVQLPLAMPTIMAGVNQTLMLALSMVVIASMIAVGGLGQMVLRGIGRLDMGLAAVGGAGIVILAIILDRLTQSLGQNSRHKGNRCWYMTGPIGLICRLFGKKAS encoded by the coding sequence ATGAGTAATACAAATAATCAAGATACTGCATGGGATACCACTTCCCAAGAAACAACCACAAGCGATACCACACAAGAGACACCCCATAGCGTAAATGATGATCCTTGGGCAACAACCAATACAAGTACAACCGAAAGCGACCCTTGGAGTAGTACTGATAGTTCATCAGCAGATACCGATCCATGGGGAACAACAGGTAGCGGTAGTGAAAATATTGATACATCATCTACAGGCACTGACTGGTTAGATGCAACACCTACCGATGTTACGTCAGATTCTTTTAATCTTATGGATCCCTTTCACAACACACTTATCCCTTTAGATTCATGGGTTACTGAAGCGATTGACTGGATCGTGTTACACTTTCGCCCCGTTTTCCAAGGCATCCGTGTACCCGTTGATTTTGTGTTAAGTGGTTTTGAAAATTTCTTAACCTCAATGCCAGCACCTGTTGCCATTATTCTATTTTCACTGATTGCATGGCAACTTTCAGGCAAAGTAATGGGGATCACTTCGTTTATCTCACTGATATTAATTGGTGCTATTGGCGCGTGGTCTGAAGCCATGGTTACCCTTGCTTTAGTTCTTACCTCCTTACTATTCTGTCTAATAATCGGGCTTCCTTTAGGGATATGGCTTGCTAGTAGTGATAGAGCATCAAAAATCGTCCGTCCTTTGCTCGATGCCATGCAGACCACACCCGCATTCGTCTACTTAGTGCCCATCGTGATGCTATTTGGTATTGGTAATGTACCGGGAGTTGTAGTCACTATCATTTTTGCATTGCCACCTATTGTGAGACTAACCATTTTAGGGATCAAACAAGTGCCAGAGGATTTAATTGAAGCTGCTCAATCATTTGGGGCAAATCCTCGACAAATGTTGTTTAAAGTGCAATTGCCACTCGCTATGCCAACCATTATGGCTGGTGTAAACCAAACCTTGATGTTAGCACTTTCAATGGTTGTTATTGCATCAATGATAGCCGTTGGTGGATTAGGTCAAATGGTATTGCGTGGTATTGGTCGCCTTGATATGGGGCTTGCTGCCGTCGGAGGGGCCGGTATTGTTATTCTTGCGATTATCCTTGACCGATTAACACAATCTTTAGGTCAAAATAGCCGTCATAAAGGTAACCGATGCTGGTATATGACAGGTCCTATTGGCTTAATTTGCCGACTCTTTGGCAAAAAAGCATCGTAA
- the nrdE_1 gene encoding ribonucleoside-diphosphate reductase alpha chain — MKMLEDAFSYANQLGARQGAGAVYLHAHHPDIYYFLDTKRENADEKVRIKTLSLGVVIPDITFELAKRNEDMYLFSPYDVERAYGVPMSEISISKKYSEMVNNSQIRKKKIKAREFFQTLAEIQFESGYPYIMFEDAVNRANPIAGRINMSNLCSEILQVNSASQYHPDLSYRHIGHDISCNLGSMNIAMAMDSPNFAHTVSTAVRALSNVSEMTKIESVPSIEKGNLASHAIGLGQMNLHGYLAREGIYYGSEEALDFTNIYFYTVTYYALLASNQLAIEKKQHFKGFKNSKYATGEYFNKYVSQQWLPKTQKVHQLFSQSNIHIPTQEDWQTLQLSIMTYGIYNQNLQAIPPTGSISYINHSTSSIHPIVAPIEIRKEGKIGRVYYPAPFMTNENRQYYQDAYEIGAEKIIDTYAEASQHIDQGLSLTLFFSDEATTRDINKAQIYAWRKGIKTLYYIRIRQSALAGTEIKGCVSCAL, encoded by the coding sequence ATGAAAATGCTTGAAGATGCGTTTTCCTATGCAAACCAATTAGGTGCAAGGCAAGGCGCAGGGGCAGTTTATCTTCATGCTCACCACCCTGATATTTATTATTTTCTTGATACAAAAAGAGAAAATGCAGATGAAAAAGTCAGGATCAAAACACTCTCTTTAGGCGTAGTAATTCCAGATATCACATTTGAGTTAGCGAAACGCAATGAAGATATGTATCTCTTCTCACCTTATGATGTAGAGCGTGCTTATGGCGTACCAATGTCAGAAATCAGTATTAGCAAAAAATACAGTGAGATGGTGAATAACTCACAAATTCGTAAAAAGAAAATTAAAGCGAGAGAGTTCTTCCAAACACTTGCCGAAATTCAATTTGAATCTGGCTATCCTTATATCATGTTTGAAGATGCGGTAAATCGAGCAAATCCTATTGCGGGTAGAATTAACATGAGTAATCTTTGCTCTGAAATTTTACAAGTCAACAGCGCAAGTCAGTATCATCCAGATTTAAGCTATCGCCATATCGGTCATGACATCAGTTGTAACTTAGGTTCTATGAATATTGCTATGGCAATGGACTCCCCTAACTTCGCTCATACCGTCAGCACTGCAGTTAGAGCATTAAGCAATGTCTCTGAAATGACGAAAATTGAGTCTGTTCCTTCTATTGAAAAAGGTAATCTCGCTTCTCATGCGATTGGTTTAGGGCAAATGAATTTGCATGGCTACTTAGCACGTGAAGGAATTTATTACGGCTCTGAAGAAGCATTAGATTTCACCAATATCTATTTTTATACCGTCACTTATTATGCGTTATTAGCTTCAAACCAATTAGCTATTGAAAAAAAACAACACTTTAAAGGTTTTAAGAATTCAAAATACGCAACAGGTGAATACTTTAATAAGTATGTATCACAACAATGGTTGCCTAAAACACAAAAAGTCCACCAGTTATTTAGCCAATCGAATATTCATATTCCTACACAAGAAGATTGGCAAACACTCCAGTTGTCTATTATGACATATGGGATTTATAACCAAAACTTACAAGCGATCCCCCCGACCGGATCTATCTCCTATATCAATCATTCCACATCAAGCATTCATCCTATTGTAGCCCCAATAGAAATCAGGAAAGAAGGTAAAATTGGACGGGTTTATTATCCAGCCCCATTTATGACTAATGAAAATCGCCAGTATTATCAAGATGCTTATGAAATTGGTGCAGAAAAAATTATCGACACCTATGCAGAAGCGTCACAACATATTGATCAAGGTTTATCACTAACGTTGTTCTTTTCTGATGAAGCCACAACAAGAGATATTAACAAAGCGCAAATTTATGCATGGCGTAAGGGTATTAAAACCTTGTATTACATTCGTATCCGACAATCCGCATTAGCAGGCACTGAAATAAAAGGCTGTGTTTCGTGTGCACTTTAA
- the nrdF_1 gene encoding ribonucleoside-diphosphate reductase beta chain, producing the protein MYWSSRGKLTNTADLIRLIIRDEAVHGYYIGYKFQNHLLSKSELEKQDIKDFAFSLLLDLYDNEVKYTEDLYDTVGWTEDVKKFLHYNANKALMNLGYEALFPDEITNVSAAILSSLSPDANENHDFFSGSGSSYVIGKTINTEDDDWDF; encoded by the coding sequence ATGTATTGGTCAAGTAGAGGAAAATTAACGAATACAGCTGATTTAATTCGACTTATTATTCGTGATGAAGCCGTTCATGGTTATTATATTGGCTATAAATTTCAAAATCATTTATTAAGTAAATCTGAATTAGAAAAACAAGATATTAAAGATTTTGCGTTCTCATTATTATTAGATTTATATGACAATGAAGTTAAATATACCGAAGATCTTTATGACACAGTTGGTTGGACTGAAGATGTAAAAAAATTCCTTCATTATAATGCAAATAAAGCATTAATGAATTTAGGTTATGAGGCCTTATTCCCTGATGAAATAACAAATGTCAGTGCTGCTATTCTATCATCACTGTCACCTGATGCTAATGAAAATCACGATTTCTTTTCTGGCTCGGGTTCATCCTATGTTATTGGAAAAACCATTAACACCGAAGATGATGATTGGGATTTTTAA
- the proX_2 gene encoding glycine betaine transporter periplasmic subunit: MRNPVIWATVLSATLISTQLSAADLPGKGISVQPVQSTISEETFQTLIVNKALEQLGYTVQPIKEVDYNVAYSSIANGDATFMAVSWVPLHNSQYEAAGGDNTFYRKGDYVVNAAQGYLIDKKTAEKYNITNIEQFKDPKIAKLFDANGDGKADLTGCNPGWGCEEAINNHLKAYDLEKSVTHNQGNYAAMMADTITRYKEGKPIFYYTWTPYWISDVLKPGKDVVWLQVPFSSLPGDDKTDTTLANGKNYGFPPSTMHIAANKKWAEDNPAAAKLFEVMKMSVADINAQNLRMHNGQKSQADIERHANAWIKAHQKTFDGWVEQARSAAK, encoded by the coding sequence ATGCGTAATCCAGTTATCTGGGCAACCGTATTGTCCGCCACACTGATAAGCACCCAGTTATCCGCTGCTGATTTACCTGGAAAAGGGATTTCGGTTCAACCTGTGCAAAGTACGATTTCTGAAGAAACCTTTCAAACCTTAATCGTTAACAAAGCACTAGAGCAATTAGGCTACACGGTTCAACCGATTAAAGAAGTCGATTACAATGTTGCTTATTCCTCTATCGCCAACGGTGATGCCACCTTTATGGCCGTAAGTTGGGTTCCACTTCATAACTCACAATATGAAGCTGCGGGTGGCGATAACACTTTTTATCGTAAAGGTGATTATGTCGTTAACGCAGCTCAAGGTTACTTAATTGATAAGAAAACGGCTGAAAAATACAACATTACCAATATTGAGCAATTTAAAGATCCTAAAATCGCCAAACTCTTTGATGCCAATGGTGATGGTAAAGCCGACTTAACAGGTTGCAACCCGGGTTGGGGTTGTGAAGAAGCTATCAATAATCATTTAAAAGCCTATGATTTAGAAAAATCGGTTACACATAACCAAGGTAACTATGCAGCGATGATGGCAGATACTATTACTCGCTATAAAGAAGGTAAACCTATCTTCTATTATACATGGACGCCATATTGGATAAGTGATGTATTAAAGCCAGGTAAAGATGTTGTTTGGTTACAAGTACCGTTCTCATCTTTACCCGGTGATGATAAAACAGACACCACATTGGCAAATGGGAAAAACTACGGTTTTCCACCAAGCACCATGCATATCGCTGCAAATAAAAAGTGGGCAGAAGATAATCCAGCAGCAGCAAAACTCTTTGAAGTCATGAAAATGTCTGTTGCCGATATCAATGCGCAGAATTTGCGTATGCATAATGGTCAAAAATCACAAGCTGATATTGAGCGTCATGCAAATGCATGGATCAAAGCCCATCAGAAAACGTTTGATGGCTGGGTTGAACAAGCTCGAAGTGCAGCAAAGTAA
- the bhuA gene encoding TonB-dependent receptor: MLVTALIIYQTNNHIKDTTIMIHFLAKNDAYRQGIGIFSFSSSAIALLLTSLTSLNSYATESVKPEITTPAKSDISIQSKPRENIIIEPIYVMGELNSSVDAGSTVLTLKDIDRIQPNNIAELVDKLPGISSSGSPRPGGQTLNIWGMGNPEDIKITLDGTPKTFEKYRQGSIFIDPELIRRLDVDKGPHNITQGNGGFGGSVRIETKDPDDLLLPDQNIGMFLKYGHHTNDRQNRYSGAVYGKLLDGQADGLFYFNRRESDDLRRPDGTKFGYSQSDQDSFLIKTNIYLTEAQTLTLSASRSESDGWTPWAAKRDELAKPSQADVDKYGFDAAMKRKLVYRDQKDDTFSVKWNIQPS, encoded by the coding sequence ATGTTAGTTACAGCTCTAATCATTTATCAAACCAATAACCATATAAAAGATACGACTATTATGATCCATTTCTTAGCAAAAAATGATGCTTATCGCCAGGGAATTGGGATATTTTCATTTTCATCATCAGCGATTGCATTATTATTGACTTCACTTACTTCGTTAAATAGCTATGCGACTGAAAGTGTAAAACCAGAAATAACGACACCGGCTAAATCTGATATATCTATACAATCAAAACCGCGTGAGAATATTATTATTGAGCCTATTTACGTGATGGGGGAGCTTAATTCGAGTGTTGATGCTGGGAGTACGGTTCTGACACTAAAAGATATTGATCGAATTCAGCCTAATAATATTGCAGAGCTGGTGGACAAATTACCCGGAATTTCATCTTCTGGTTCCCCAAGGCCTGGTGGTCAAACATTGAATATCTGGGGGATGGGTAATCCTGAAGATATTAAAATCACACTTGACGGTACGCCCAAAACCTTTGAAAAATATCGTCAAGGTTCAATTTTTATTGATCCCGAATTAATACGTCGCCTTGATGTTGATAAAGGCCCTCATAATATTACTCAAGGTAATGGTGGGTTTGGTGGTTCAGTAAGAATTGAAACCAAAGATCCCGATGACTTATTATTACCCGATCAGAATATTGGGATGTTTTTAAAATATGGTCACCATACAAACGATAGACAAAATCGTTATAGTGGTGCGGTATACGGTAAATTACTTGATGGGCAAGCAGACGGATTATTCTATTTTAACCGTCGTGAAAGTGATGATCTGAGACGTCCTGATGGAACTAAATTTGGTTATTCACAATCTGATCAAGATTCTTTTTTAATTAAAACCAATATCTACCTAACCGAAGCACAAACATTAACGTTATCAGCATCGCGCTCAGAAAGTGATGGCTGGACACCTTGGGCGGCTAAACGTGATGAATTAGCTAAACCTAGTCAAGCTGACGTAGATAAATATGGCTTTGATGCGGCGATGAAGCGCAAATTAGTTTATCGTGATCAAAAAGATGACACCTTCAGTGTGAAATGGAATATTCAGCCCAGTTGA